The genomic interval TTTGGCCAAACTGCGAAATGACGAATAATAACCACTTGGCGGTGCGTCTTAAaaggtgccgtaaaagaggctgtggtttacgacgatgtaaTATTACGTCATACTAGTAAACATGACATGGTCCCTTTTGTTTGACACACTCCCTCCCCTCGGGGCCTTGTATACTGAGTAGAAACGATGAATACAGTATTTGCCATTATACGATTATTTTATAGTTCAACACAGGTACAATTCTGACACGATCCATTGCAAAATAGTAGGACGCATACGACAATGGTGACACTTTTTTGACCGAACGACACAAACCGTGTCTACCAAAGTGAGGGCATTTATACGACAGGCAGACTTTGAGACACGTTTAGAAACCAATATTCGCCTACAAAGTGTCTGCTTcgcaaactttaaaaaaatatgttatgtGATACGGTGTTTGTCTATGGTCTTTCACTCGAAAAAGTCGCTTTTTAATTGAACCCCTGGGAAATTCCCTAACACACCATCTTTCTGTAACCCACTGTCTGATTACATATTAGTCACTGAGTTGTATTCACATCATTGACATAACATGAATTCTGACATGTCATTCGTGTACCCGGCGATCCCTGCAACATACGGGTATCTACACAAAGGTTTTTCTGTTGTATGTTGACATTTTTCAGTTAATTTAAATTTTAGACCGCAATCATCAAACCAATTCTTATTCTCGAAAttacatcaaaatttacatttaaaagCCACCGTGATAAAATTTACggcgtcttttttttttgcaatcacCATTTTGCCCAGATGTTAGGCACTCATAGTATCAGGGGTCATCGTCGGTGAACATTAGAGTGCTCTTGTATCAGCATCATACATACACGTAGTACGACACATATGTCTGCGGTGAACACTTGACTACTATTGTATTGTGACAAATACTGTACCCTATTTCAGATTACCTGCAACAAGTTTCACAACACGGACTTTTCCGTCGTTTTGTACACCCCTTCATCATGACTCTAGAAAAACGAACAATGCGTTGTTGAGACAAGTTTATACAACTCGACATTAATATGAGTCCTATAACGATATAAATAGAGATGAAAGTTGTTGTTTGGAACACATTATTGGCACTATTCCCGTAGACCGGTATTAAATCACCGAACCCGACCGTTAAGAATGTGATTGTACTGAAATACACAGAGTCGAGAAACGTCCAATCGTCCTGAGCCGTGTTCATTAACGCAGCCCCACCTAAAATATATGTTAACTGTAAAAATAACAGAATAGATATAGGAACTTCTACTCTCTTTTCCTTAGGAAGTCGTGTTAATAAAGTCCTTCTCCATGCCCTCCGAAGTCGAGTTGAATGCGATCGATGAAAGTTTTTATTTATGCCAAATCCGTTCCTTTCTTCGACGGGCACGGCTTCGTCCAAGTTCTTCATCTGTCGAAGCACGTCGCTACGCCTGTATCTATTCTTGCTTGCGTTTTCCAGAACAACATCCTCAGTTTGTGTTGCTACGTGTACAGAGCTAGATTCATCATCAGCGAATTTATTGCCAACTTCATCTTCTGAACTAATACTTTTCAATATTGTGTCATCATCTGGTATGCCAGGAATTTCAGGGGATAAGCGTATCTGTTGCATGTTACTATCACAACCGGACTGGTCGTCATCGTAAAGGTCTGAAATTGCGGTGACCTTATATTCTAATATGTCATCATCGTCTTCGTGTCGGCTATTGTCGTATCCACCGTCCGGATTGAACATTGAAATAACACTCCCGATCCGACTGACGCTGTCCGATCCTGTGCAGCTTTCGCAGTCTGGACACTTGGTACAGGACCTGATAATAACACTGTTTATAGATCGCAAAGGAATGGCGACGATTTGTCCAACTTTGGCCAGGAAGACGAAAAAGATAGGAATTCCAAGGATCGCATAGATCATGGTAGCCAATCGACCCAATTGAGTGGTCGGTGTAATGTGGCCATACCCTGTCAATTAAAGCAAAAAAATGGCGTTAATATCAACTGAACTTCATATATCGACAGTCTGATAAAAACATATACACGCAGATCTAgctgcagagagagagagagagagagagagagagagagagagagagagagagagagagagagagagagagagagagagagagagagagagagagagagagagagagagacagagagacagagagagagagagagacagagagagacagagacagagacagagacagagacagagatgaagagacagagagaaatatatatatatatatatatatatatatatatatatataatatatatatatatattgtgattgtattttctttctcagaatatatattatatatatacatatataatatatatatgatcgcactatgcgtgaaactccgacttacaacca from Glandiceps talaboti chromosome 3, keGlaTala1.1, whole genome shotgun sequence carries:
- the LOC144433208 gene encoding potassium channel subfamily K member 18-like, producing the protein MEANSGTSDGQEKKCCRPIPWLTIWTHIGLYTLTAGYLFLGGLLFNALESPHEKDTLAQVVTLRENFIQNLCNISNTSADNLNFTATVRELLDDYEVELQLAWKQGWRSHREDKWGFLSACFYCLTVVSTIGYGHITPTTQLGRLATMIYAILGIPIFFVFLAKVGQIVAIPLRSINSVIIRSCTKCPDCESCTGSDSVSRIGSVISMFNPDGGYDNSRHEDDDDILEYKVTAISDLYDDDQSGCDSNMQQIRLSPEIPGIPDDDTILKSISSEDEVGNKFADDESSSVHVATQTEDVVLENASKNRYRRSDVLRQMKNLDEAVPVEERNGFGINKNFHRSHSTRLRRAWRRTLLTRLPKEKRVEVPISILLFLQLTYILGGAALMNTAQDDWTFLDSVYFSTITFLTVGFGDLIPVYGNSANNVFQTTTFISIYIVIGLILMSSCINLSQQRIVRFSRVMMKGCTKRRKSPCCETCCR